A window of Sebastes umbrosus isolate fSebUmb1 chromosome 6, fSebUmb1.pri, whole genome shotgun sequence genomic DNA:
ACTGTGTCATTACTGAGCACACAGAAAAAGACAGTCAAATCCAATAGAACAAAGCCAGCTGTCAGTCCTGCAGATTGATTAAACAGTCATCAGTCTGTTACTGTGGGGTCAGTTAGTGTTGACAGTGTGAGGCGTTCAACTGTTCTTCTCATCGTTTGTCTTCTGATTCAGTTGCTGCCTCTCGTTCTCATTAACATTATTTGACATTGTGTaacaggtttgatttttatAATTGGATTTAAGACCGTTGACGTCACACGTGTGAGAGGGAGAAATAGGAATTATCTCTGAAAACAACAAACTAGTGTGATGTGCACTTTAGGGCttcacaattaattgaatattaatcgcgaacacaattttggcttcccaaaATTATCATGTCCCTTAGAAATtaaataatactactaatttgtgagggaaatgtttttattctttgattttatggttgctggaaaaaatgtaataaataattcctgacactgatcctgatatatttgacttcaggacatctctgactacatacatgctgaaaattaaaaacattttctgtaataatttagagattttccaaagtaaaactccctagaagtgtatgattcaactttttcccatggtctagaagtaaataagtaacaaatcgtaatattgaatcgcaatacttaaaaatcctaatacatatcaaatcagcacccaagtatcgtgattaGGAGCTAGGggaatcatcccagccctaacGAATACACAAACCATTACAGCCCTgttaaaagatataaaaaaagactcaaACTGAATCAAAATCAGGTGCTGAAGTGAACACTGGCGGGccaaatatgatttttattctaaaataacGTCTAAATGAAAGAGTTTGGCTGCATGTGGTGTGCAGGCCGTAGTTTTGACACCTCTCAgatactgttttatatcttcAGCTCATATTCAGTTTGAAGCTACAGGCTGTCACATTAATGAGTCTCCCTGAGTGAACAGAGAGCATCGATAGTTGTGTTGAAGTGCCTTTGAGCAGGGCAGCAGCACTCTTCACATCTCCGTCTATGTTTACACCCCTCTTGCCCGCCGTCCTTCTCCCTTGGTTACCATTGATGAAAGGTCTCTCACCATGGCGATGGTTTCCAAGGTGTTTGATGGGTTAGTTGTGTAACAGGTCAGCCAATGGTAATGAGGCTCATTAACATGGCTGACTGGCGTCGCTCCCACTGTAATCTGTTTAATGTCGACCTTCTCAGGACAGTCGCTGCTTCACTGTCTCATTTAAtcctctacctgtctacctgtctctccctccatgATTCTTCTATACCACACACTTCACTTACTGTGTTATTGTGTCTGTTGAACACTTATATCATGATACATAAACAAActttattcagttttttatttcattcttcGCAAAATGTTCGCTTCACTCTTGGCGTCAATGCGCAATTAGtattatttcattcattccatCCAacgtgcagcagtaaatatcatcacagtgagacaaaatgtttatttatttccagcGTGTTTTTAGAGTAAACAAGTGGACACagtgaactgcaggctgcagagtgtgtttattcCTGTGACCACCACCAGCCCTCTTTTTAgcctaatcttcgcaggtctttagaccgcggttGAAACGCTGACGACGGTggactgaaggaaccttttagctTCTTGAAAAGTAGCTCCAGGGACTAAGatactgtacagattgtaaatccCCCCCCCGAGGCTGATTTGTGACCTGTGATATTGGCCGATACAAATCcaattatctgtctgtctgtgtgtccccCTCAGCCATGGACCCGTCCATCACGCTGTGGCAGTTCCTGCTCCACCTGCTGGAGGACCAGCGGCAGCGTCACCTGATCTCCTGGACAGGTGAGGACGGAGAGTTCAAGCTGCTGGACGCCGAGGAGGTCGCACGACTGTGGGGGCTCCGCAAgaacaaacacaacatgaaCTATGACAAGCTGAGCCGAGCACTGAGATACTACTACGACAAGGTACTACTGATACTGCTACcactgatactactactgatactgcTATAACAAggtactactgatactactaccaCAAGGTACTGctgatactactactgataatactactgttactgcacaagaacaaacacaacatgaaCTACGACAAGCTGAGCCGAGCACTGAGATACTACTATGGCAAGGTACGACTGATACTACGACCACAAGGTACTACTTTAATACTACTGATAATACTACTGGTGCTTGTTCTGCTATTACAAAGAATTAAGTatgataaagacaaaaaaatactaCGACATGGTAGTATTCGGTGcattgtctttatttatttatttattaacatatttatttacttacttacttacttacttacttacttacttgcttatttatttctttatttgtttgtttgtttgtttcagaaCATCATAAAGAAGGTGAGCGGTCAGAAGTTTGTGTATAAGTTTGTGAGTCAGCCCGACCCCTCGCTGCCTGAGGGCCTACGTAACGGAGAGGAGGGCCAGAGGAGGGACACCGCCGACCCAAACGGCCAATCAAAAGGCCTCGGGGGCGTAGCCTCAACCTGTCCGTCAAAGGGCTTACCCCAGGTACACTTTTTACTTTCTCTTTTCTGTGTAGATTTCTGCAGTATACGGACACACAGTTGTATTAATGTGATATTAACATACTGATTGATTTCTGTATTGATCGCCAGCGCTCGTCTCCCAGCATCTCCCAGAAAAGCTCCCGTAACGACTACATGAAGTCCGGCCTCTACTCCACCTTTACTATCCAATCACTGCAGGCCTCACCCAACCCACGACCAATCAAAACAGAGCTGCTGATACAACAAGACGCAGTCTCCAAGGCTGATCGCACGCccagagaggtgagagagagagagagagagagagagagagagagatgcacttTTCCTGAAAGTGTTTAGACCAGAAAGATGTACATTAAATGGGTCATCACGTCATGCCCTTTAATGGCTCGTGCTTAAGGACGTCCCGTCGTCTTAGGGCCGAAAAAAATATGATCGGGGAGGATGGAAATTAATTTTGGGACGAATTTGGGACGGGAGTTGAAAAATACCCGTTGCATTAGAATGAACGGCAATGAAAATGACTGCACGTTTTGTGTAgcacattgttattattaaacctccttgacaacataaacacacacacatactgttagCGCCCGATCCGtttcgcacacacacagcacataccGCCGGCCTCGGACCTCACTACAGCCGCAGCAGTAACGGAAAATTATTCCCAAATCAATGAGGTGAAGTTTCTGGTATTAACGtaaccagttagctaacgttagactgtttgacgttaactgtaacgttacagttaacgCTCGCTAACGAGTCAGCAGCCGACATTTGCTTttacagtgagtgagtgatgatAATGTTTCGTTAACGGAGAGTCAAAACTCTGCAACAGCTCAAATcatgttactaatgttaaccacttatatacctcctcctcaccccctcTGGGTAATAAGGCTGCAATGAGATTTCGCCATCACATTTTGTCCGTACCAACATGCTGCGTCTTTTCCCATGACGAGTGCAtcttgtccagcagctcctccaacttTAAGACGCGCAGGTAGCGGTGCCGGTTTTAACTTTTTGGTGGCCatatgcaaaatcttgttttttgacaCATAGAAATTATTTCaattaacttttaaaaaaatatatatttttgggataaattataaatttatgaacaaaaataaaccacTTTTGATGTTCGATTTATGTTAAAAGGTCACTTTGAATGATTAACTAAAgataatgtagaaaaacaaagattttaaatttgTGACGGTTCCAGGTGgatggtgaaaaaagttagtttagAGGCCTGCAGTTACACTGACTACATGATTCAAATGTTACAGGTGTAAACGGGCTGTTGGTGTGCGAACGTCTCCACTAGTTCAGTTACAGCCTCATTTTATCTTCCACAGAGAACAAACATCGGTTTCACACTGAGAGGTTCACAGTCAGAGATATAAAACTgtgtctgttttatatctattttcacagtttctgcaggtcagaggtcacatatCTAGTATCACCTCCATTTTGATGgctttctccctttttctcctctcctctccctcctcttctctcctcctcctcctcagatctGTGTATTATCAGAGTCTAATTCCTCCCCGTCAGTAGGAGGAGGTGTTGACTCCTGTCTCCAGGTGATCGTCACTCAGCCGTCTCCCTGTCCCACTCCGGCTCTCAGCCCTCAGATACCGGCCAGCAGCAccagtcaatcacaggtcagtgtCGGATCCAGTCCCAGTTACAAACTGGTCCTAAACTGGTCTAGGAGTCTCTGAGTTGAGTCcccatctctctttctttcccagAATCCTCCTGCCCCTCCTCTGAGCGACCCTCCCCAGATTTATCTGACCAGCGTCGGGGACCCGTCCTCCCTCACCCCCCTCATCCCCCTGGGTCCCGTCGGGAGGTCGGTGAGTCCTGTACCTCTCCCCCACGTACCGATGGGCCACCAGGTGCCGCCGCAGGATGACTGCGGGGTAGTCACCAGCCCGGCCAGCTTCCCCCACACCGCTCCTCACCCGACTCATCCCCCGCCCGTCTTTGTCATCATCAATCCCCCTtccacccagcagcagcaggcggccATGGCGGCCGCTCCTCCTCCCACCGCCCGTCCTCCTCCGCCCCCCATCGTCATCAAGGAGGAGAACCTGCCgtcagaggaggagctgctggagatggTGTCTCTCGAGGAGAGACGggtggaggaggtgagaggaggagaaggtctAGATTTCTGCTGAGTTGTGGTTCAGAGTGATGACTCATGACGTTTCTGTTCCAGGTCCCTCAGCTGATCTGTGGCTCAGAAGAACCAGAGCCCCCCCTCACTATCATGGAGAGCCCGCCCCCTCCCTGCATGGAGCCCGGGGTCGGAGGTCAGCAGCCTGCAGGGGAGGGAGAGGTCAAGGACACGCCAACAGGTGACAGGAAAAGGTTTATACAGGATGTTGCAACCATGTTTAGACTGGATGTTAGAGGCATTTCTAAACGTTTATGCAgtataacattaatattaacattacatatacatctataataatataatatgataaaataataatatgcatTATCACAGGGTTGGTTCCTCTGGGACCTCCAGCTGGTTGTTGGCGTGTCACAGTGCGTTCACACTCTTCACAGGCTTGAAGCACGATGGGTTTTATTCTCAACCACCCACCATAATTCCAGTTCCAAAGAGGATAAAAATGGGTTTCTTATATcgtaacggcttcagtttcccgtcagaaagggctgtctgacggcgaggtaaagcggctgtgggcgggagcagcagaaaaacagatttttaagtttaagtgtaggctatatttagaatattttcactgctttacctcgccgtcagacagccctttctgacggggaaccgAAGCCGTTATATCGTGGTCTTCatagccaccagactcctttcaCACAACCAGtaattttccctctcagaacacaggagttgctggtctaccgctgcatcgatcgcttagtttgtttgtgttattgtgtgactttctgatctgaactaacgtggtaCATTGCTTAGCGTAGCTACACAgtgataaaaaaactaaaaaataaacaaagtaatggacccgccctttaagaaAGTCAATCCCTGAGTTCAGATTATCAGTTTCATGTTTCTGTGTCAGGTCCCTCCGCCCCTCCAGTGACGACCTCCTCAGCGGCGGCCCCTCCTGTGACCTCGGACGCCGTTCCTCCCAAACCAAAGAAGCCGCGGGGCCTGGAGCtgccctcctccccctcccccccccccggcCTTTCCCTGGATAAGGTCTGCACTTAACCAGCTTTCTGAACCGATGGATGAATGATTATCAGCCAATTAAAAACTGAATGAGCTTCCAGGACGGAGTTGAGCTGTAATGGGTGTTTCCTGTGTTTCCTCTGCAGGTAAACGCAGCTGTCAACAGTTTACTGGCTCCTGGATCAGCGACCAACACGCTAACCCCGACGGTCATCACCTCCCACGCTCTGGTAAacactcacctgtgtgtgtttgtgtgtgtgacactgtgttttttcttttgtcctaacgttgttgtgtgtttgtctgtccaGACTCCGGTCCTGTTGACTCCCAGTCCTCTTCCCTCTACCATCCACTTCTGGAGCACACTGAGTCCCATCGCTCCTCGCTCCCCGGCCAAACTCTCCTTCCAGGTAATACACCGAGCCCACAGCACATAATAACCCTGATAACACAACAGCTGCACTACAACATCTCACATGGTAAATTCAGTGTAATGCACAGTTCACAACAACACT
This region includes:
- the elk1 gene encoding ETS domain-containing protein Elk-3 isoform X1, which produces MDSNPLINAMDPSITLWQFLLHLLEDQRQRHLISWTGEDGEFKLLDAEEVARLWGLRKNKHNMNYDKLSRALRYYYDKNIIKKVSGQKFVYKFVSQPDPSLPEGLRNGEEGQRRDTADPNGQSKGLGGVASTCPSKGLPQRSSPSISQKSSRNDYMKSGLYSTFTIQSLQASPNPRPIKTELLIQQDAVSKADRTPREICVLSESNSSPSVGGGVDSCLQVIVTQPSPCPTPALSPQIPASSTSQSQNPPAPPLSDPPQIYLTSVGDPSSLTPLIPLGPVGRSVSPVPLPHVPMGHQVPPQDDCGVVTSPASFPHTAPHPTHPPPVFVIINPPSTQQQQAAMAAAPPPTARPPPPPIVIKEENLPSEEELLEMVSLEERRVEEVPQLICGSEEPEPPLTIMESPPPPCMEPGVGGQQPAGEGEVKDTPTGPSAPPVTTSSAAAPPVTSDAVPPKPKKPRGLELPSSPSPPPGLSLDKVNAAVNSLLAPGSATNTLTPTVITSHALTPVLLTPSPLPSTIHFWSTLSPIAPRSPAKLSFQFPTNGSNQIHIPALSVDGLSTPVVLSPGPQKP
- the elk1 gene encoding ETS domain-containing protein Elk-3 isoform X2, translated to MNYDKLSRALRYYYGKNIIKKVSGQKFVYKFVSQPDPSLPEGLRNGEEGQRRDTADPNGQSKGLGGVASTCPSKGLPQRSSPSISQKSSRNDYMKSGLYSTFTIQSLQASPNPRPIKTELLIQQDAVSKADRTPREICVLSESNSSPSVGGGVDSCLQVIVTQPSPCPTPALSPQIPASSTSQSQNPPAPPLSDPPQIYLTSVGDPSSLTPLIPLGPVGRSVSPVPLPHVPMGHQVPPQDDCGVVTSPASFPHTAPHPTHPPPVFVIINPPSTQQQQAAMAAAPPPTARPPPPPIVIKEENLPSEEELLEMVSLEERRVEEVPQLICGSEEPEPPLTIMESPPPPCMEPGVGGQQPAGEGEVKDTPTGPSAPPVTTSSAAAPPVTSDAVPPKPKKPRGLELPSSPSPPPGLSLDKVNAAVNSLLAPGSATNTLTPTVITSHALTPVLLTPSPLPSTIHFWSTLSPIAPRSPAKLSFQFPTNGSNQIHIPALSVDGLSTPVVLSPGPQKP